A genomic window from Sphingobacterium spiritivorum includes:
- a CDS encoding sensor histidine kinase, whose translation MSSGKKIWNKRRVLLFSGGLITFVVLVFCMLHLMNQRLERLNTTILKEINAESALLVQKEFDVFDQSIFLLRTLAETKEFSSIDLLIQEDSKKKFIAGYQIWKGKDESVRSILHQRLFIPLAADRLKLLGVTPKESETATFIKTQDGMYIVRQLMLDDGILQVYIDIKKLNEYFWTSSLGNRSYFEIYNADGICLINPELEKVGVQDNRKVRLDYSKGNVVINSDFINLPVLIQKYKIHGILGECDLLLSTLFLITDEEVTGIANLSILLGLVLVFAIVVFLTIFYLQRRKNHRLEVNNLHYQKEQALLKFEQLQEKMDPHFLFNSLGTLQQLIGKDGQLAKSFVTKLARVYRKLLSADDSGLSLISTELELAEEYFFLQKIRFGDGLSPLDVQLDLSLRNRKVPRLSLQILLENAIKHNEISAENPLSIRIYQQDQRIVVSNDLRLRLSGDESNGYGTQFLANIYDYYQVSGFEITEDKSSFKVFLPII comes from the coding sequence ATGTCTTCAGGCAAAAAAATATGGAATAAGCGTCGTGTTCTGCTGTTTTCAGGAGGACTTATCACATTTGTTGTTTTGGTATTCTGCATGCTTCATCTGATGAATCAACGACTGGAAAGGCTGAATACTACTATTCTGAAAGAGATAAATGCAGAAAGTGCGCTTCTGGTTCAAAAAGAATTTGATGTTTTTGATCAAAGTATATTTTTGCTGAGAACGCTGGCTGAAACGAAAGAATTTTCTTCCATCGATCTTTTAATTCAGGAAGACAGTAAGAAAAAGTTTATTGCTGGCTATCAGATCTGGAAAGGAAAAGATGAGTCTGTACGATCTATTCTTCACCAACGGCTATTTATTCCTTTAGCAGCTGACCGCTTAAAACTGCTGGGTGTCACGCCTAAGGAAAGTGAAACTGCAACTTTTATAAAAACTCAGGACGGAATGTACATCGTACGTCAGTTAATGCTGGATGACGGAATTTTACAGGTGTATATTGATATAAAGAAGCTTAATGAGTACTTCTGGACCTCTTCTCTGGGTAACAGGTCTTATTTTGAAATTTACAATGCAGACGGAATCTGTCTGATAAATCCGGAACTGGAAAAAGTAGGCGTACAGGATAACCGAAAAGTAAGGCTGGATTATAGCAAGGGAAATGTGGTTATCAATTCTGATTTTATCAACCTTCCTGTCTTAATTCAGAAGTATAAAATACACGGTATATTAGGTGAGTGTGATTTACTGCTGTCTACACTTTTTCTGATAACGGATGAAGAGGTGACTGGTATTGCTAATTTGAGTATACTTCTGGGGTTGGTTCTTGTATTTGCGATTGTAGTCTTTTTGACCATTTTTTATCTGCAGCGCAGAAAAAATCATCGTCTGGAAGTGAATAATCTACATTACCAAAAGGAGCAGGCGCTGTTGAAATTTGAACAGTTACAGGAAAAGATGGATCCTCATTTTCTATTTAACAGTTTAGGAACTTTACAGCAGCTGATAGGTAAAGATGGGCAGCTGGCAAAGAGTTTTGTCACAAAACTGGCTCGCGTATATCGTAAATTGCTGAGTGCAGACGATTCCGGTCTTTCTTTGATTTCAACAGAACTCGAGCTTGCGGAGGAATACTTTTTTTTACAAAAAATTCGTTTCGGAGACGGGCTTTCTCCATTAGATGTGCAGTTGGATCTGTCTCTGCGCAACAGGAAAGTTCCCCGGTTAAGTTTACAAATTCTGCTGGAGAATGCAATCAAACACAATGAAATCTCTGCAGAGAATCCGCTTTCTATCCGCATTTATCAGCAAGATCAACGTATTGTAGTCAGTAATGATCTGCGACTGAGGCTTTCAGGAGATGAATCAAATGGATACGGAACGCAGTTTCTGGCTAATATTTATGATTATTATCAGGTTAGCGGCTTTGAAATTACAGAAGACAAATCCTCCTTTAAAGTCTTTCTGCCCATTATTTAG